The Hippopotamus amphibius kiboko isolate mHipAmp2 chromosome 13, mHipAmp2.hap2, whole genome shotgun sequence sequence CGGACGAGAACCCAGCCTAGGGAAGGCGAAAGACGTCCCCAGGCGCACGCGCACTGCGAGCGGACTGGGCGGAGCGTGCCTCCCAACGGGGTTGCAGAGGAAAGGGGAGCGCGTGGCGCCCCGGAACCCGCGCACGCGCCGTAGTCTCGCCCCGCCCATGCGCGCGCGCGGCCGGCGCAGCATCTTTTCTTCAGACCCGCCCCCCTCTTCTACTTCAACTAGAAGAGGCAACGCGCGAGAGCTGGGAAGTGTGGGGCGAGGTGGGCGGGGCGTCGCACACAAGCGCGGCCTGCaaaagaagggagggggagggagagatccAAGACAACGTTACCGCGTCAACACCCAATCGGGAGCCGGCGTGACCCCGCCCCCTGCCCTCACGCTATTGGCTGGGAGGCCCCACAGGGGCGGGGCCGGCcgtggggttggggagggcagggggcggggaggaggaggaaggcgctGGCGGGCAGTGATGGCGGCTGGAGATGGGGACGTGAATTTAGGCACCCTGGGGAGTGGCAGCGAGAGCAGCAGCGACGGTAGCAGCGAGAGCCCGGGCGGCGCGGGAGCAGCAGCAGAAGGGGGCGGCTGGTCGGCAGCTGCGGTGGCGCTTCTGACGGGGGGCGGGGAGATGCTGCTGAACGTGGCGCTGGTGGCGCTGGTGCTGCTGGGGGCCTACCGGCTGTGGGTGCGCTGGGGGCGGCGGGGTCTGggcgccggggccggggcgggcgaGGAGAGCCCCGCCGCTTCTCTGCCTCGTATGAAGAAGCGGGACTTCAGCTTGGAGCAGCTGCGCCAGTACGACGGGTCTCGCAACCCGCGCATCCTGCTTGCGGTCAATGGGAAAGTCTTCGACGTGACCAAAGGCAGCAAGTTCTACGGCCCGGGTGAGGAGGAgttggaaggggagggggaggaccccctgCAGCTCAAGCGCGACCCTCTTCTGATGGGAGGCCCCTGGGCACTGGGTTAGTTTGCCAGTCTTCTCGACATCTGGATCCCCGCGCCTTGTCTGCCGCACCTGAGACggcccgaccccccccccccacgccccagcTGCGGGCCCCTCCGGCGTTTACCCCCAGATGTCGGGGCCCCAGTGTCGCCCCAGGAACCAGCTGTcagctttcatttctttcctatcCTGTTGCTCCTCTTGTGCTGAatttttcaaaatccttttaGTTGTCGCCAGTCACGCTAGCCCTCACCCTTTCCTGAGCTTTCTGATTGCTGGGATCGTTGGGGGCAGGAGAGAAGGACGATTTCTAAAGTAGGGATCTAAAGTTTTAGGCCCTGTACTTCACAGCTTTCCTTTCTttactcttttgtgtgtgtgtgtgtgtgcgcgccacTGAGCTCCCCTTCTCCCTCTACTGCTCCCCATAAGGCCACGTTTAGGTACACGTAGTTCCAAGTCCCAACCCTCTAATCTATAAAGTTCTGCCATAGAACCAACACCtcgactctttttttttttttttaaaccggtTTTGGTACGAAGATGCTTTCCAAGAATAACAGTACATGTGGGACGAGGCAATCCTGAATGCAGATCCTAATAAATACTGGCAAGGGTATTTGCCCAGAGTTTTGGGGGTGGAGCTCATATACCCAGCAGGCGTGCCTGCccggtttctttctttttccctttttttttttttttttttctgtagtaggAAGGCAGGTATTCACATTACACGTTGATTATGACTTACTTTATTTTCACTGAGGAGAAAAAACCTGAAACAGTTATAAATTCATACCCCCATGCACCAGTTCTGCAAGttaaaggtttttaaaactttactttCAGAGAACTGTGTACGTAGGGTGGTTGGTTTAGAAACCCTTCTTTTACAGTGTAGTTATAGCATACATTTCAGATTGTGTTAGTAAACTTCAGTTCAGACTCATGGAACCTGTTGGTATGCCATAAAACTGAGCAACATTGTACCTTCTGGTTGTGTagttattctaaattttaaaaaagtgactacaataaaagtaaataaaattagagaCCTAGAGTGACCTGTTATTCAGAAGAGTACATCCAAGTCTTAAAGTCAAGGGGGTTGGCAAGTCTAAAAACAAGTTGgtttcttctttaatcttttaGTCCATGAGATTTATTGACACTTGCAAATACATACTTAGATTTCTGTGCTTAGTGGCTGGAAGA is a genomic window containing:
- the PGRMC2 gene encoding membrane-associated progesterone receptor component 2, with the protein product MRARGRRSIFSSDPPPSSTSTRRGNARELGSVGRGGRGVAHKRGLQKKGGGGRDPRQRYRVNTQSGAGVTPPPALTLLAGRPHRGGAGRGVGEGRGRGGGGRRWRAVMAAGDGDVNLGTLGSGSESSSDGSSESPGGAGAAAEGGGWSAAAVALLTGGGEMLLNVALVALVLLGAYRLWVRWGRRGLGAGAGAGEESPAASLPRMKKRDFSLEQLRQYDGSRNPRILLAVNGKVFDVTKGSKFYGPAGPYGIFAGRDASRGLATFCLDKDALKDEYDDLSDLNAVQMESVREWEMQFKEKYDYVGRLLKPGEEPSEYTDEEDTKDHNKQD